The proteins below come from a single Parageobacillus thermoglucosidasius genomic window:
- the cmpA gene encoding cortex morphogenetic protein CmpA — MPTWFKNQMRRAYYEKNRYQIKLLNQCWFFYQKKHCS; from the coding sequence ATGCCAACATGGTTCAAAAATCAAATGAGACGGGCCTATTATGAAAAAAATCGCTACCAAATCAAATTGCTAAATCAATGCTGGTTTTTTTATCAGAAAAAACACTGCTCATGA
- a CDS encoding SprT family protein, translating into MEQSDLQRLVERISLQFFQKPFKHTATFNPRLRTTGGRYILQTHNIELNKKYYEAFGEEELIAIIKHELCHYHLHLEGKGYRHRDKDFRDLLRQVQAPRYCRPLPQQARQRTKKVYVYVCSDCGIKYRRKKRINTDKYVCGRCHGKLMLDNEKDR; encoded by the coding sequence ATGGAACAAAGTGATTTGCAACGTCTTGTCGAAAGAATATCTTTGCAATTTTTTCAGAAGCCGTTTAAGCATACCGCAACATTCAATCCGCGCCTGCGAACGACAGGAGGGCGTTACATACTGCAAACTCACAACATCGAATTGAACAAAAAATATTACGAAGCGTTCGGGGAAGAAGAGCTGATTGCCATCATTAAGCATGAATTGTGCCATTATCACCTTCATTTAGAAGGAAAAGGATACCGCCACCGCGACAAAGACTTTCGCGATTTACTGCGGCAAGTTCAGGCTCCCCGCTATTGTCGCCCCTTGCCCCAGCAAGCGCGCCAAAGAACGAAAAAGGTGTACGTGTATGTTTGTTCCGATTGCGGCATAAAATATAGACGGAAAAAGCGGATTAATACAGACAAATATGTTTGCGGGCGCTGCCATGGAAAACTAATGCTGGATAATGAGAAAGATCGATGA
- a CDS encoding Tex family protein, which yields MLNREALIDLIAKELQLSAKQVSNVISLSEEGNTVPFIARYRKEMTGALDEVQIRNILEKWNYLQNLEQRKEEVLRLIDEQGKLTDELKNAIIHATKLQQVEDLYRPYRQKRRTKATIAKEKGLEPLAEWLWTCPAAPRPEEKALEFVNPDKEVLTAEEALQGAKDIIAEKVSDDAQFRQWIRQQTWKKGVIVSTVKELENDEKKVYEMYYEYEEPVHKIVPHRVLALNRGEKEGVLRVSIQPPVEDIIAYLQKRIITDRQSPAAILLAEAIEDGYKRLIEPSIERDIRNELTEKAEERAIHIFAENLRKLLLQPPLKGKIVLGIDPAYRTGCKLAVVDETGKLLKIDVIYPHPPQPRIEEAKEKLIRMIEEYNVEMIAIGNGTASRETEQFVADTLKQVDREIFYLIVNEAGASVYSASDLARQEFPDLQVEERSAVSIARRVQDPLAELVKIDPKSVGVGQYQHDVSQKKLAESLRFVVETVVNQVGVNVNTASVSLLQYVSGLTKTVSENIVKRREEQGKFKNREELKAIPRLGAKTYEQCIGFLRIVDGDEPLDRTPIHPERYEEVKKLLHQLGFTTEHIGSEELRQALQSLSIPDTAAELGIGELTLRDIIDALVRPERDPRDELPKPLLRKDILKMEDLKKGMELEGTVRNVVDFGAFVDIGVKQDGLVHISKLSKQYVRHPLDVVSVGDVVKVWVDNVDVDKGRISLSMIPPEESEKTLPS from the coding sequence TTGTTAAACAGAGAAGCATTAATAGACTTAATAGCGAAAGAATTACAATTGTCCGCCAAACAGGTCAGCAACGTGATTTCCCTTTCTGAGGAAGGAAATACAGTGCCGTTTATTGCCCGCTATCGCAAAGAGATGACGGGCGCCTTGGATGAGGTGCAAATTCGCAACATTTTGGAGAAATGGAATTACTTGCAAAACTTAGAACAGCGCAAGGAAGAAGTTCTCCGCCTTATTGATGAGCAAGGCAAGCTGACGGACGAGCTGAAAAATGCAATTATCCATGCTACGAAACTGCAGCAAGTGGAAGATTTGTACCGCCCTTACAGACAAAAACGGCGCACAAAAGCAACCATCGCAAAGGAAAAAGGGTTAGAGCCGCTTGCGGAATGGTTGTGGACGTGCCCGGCGGCGCCGCGGCCGGAAGAAAAAGCATTGGAGTTTGTGAATCCGGACAAGGAAGTGCTTACTGCCGAAGAGGCACTTCAAGGAGCGAAGGATATCATTGCCGAAAAAGTATCAGATGACGCCCAGTTTCGCCAATGGATCCGCCAGCAGACGTGGAAAAAAGGTGTCATCGTATCGACCGTGAAAGAGCTTGAAAATGATGAGAAAAAAGTATATGAAATGTATTACGAGTATGAAGAGCCGGTGCACAAAATCGTTCCCCATCGTGTGCTGGCGCTCAATCGCGGCGAAAAAGAAGGGGTGTTGCGCGTCTCCATTCAGCCTCCGGTAGAGGATATTATAGCATATTTGCAAAAACGCATTATTACAGATCGCCAGTCTCCTGCCGCTATTCTTCTTGCCGAGGCGATTGAGGACGGCTATAAACGGCTTATAGAGCCGTCCATCGAGCGCGATATTCGCAATGAGTTGACCGAAAAAGCGGAAGAACGGGCGATTCACATTTTTGCGGAAAACTTGCGCAAACTATTGCTTCAGCCGCCGTTAAAAGGAAAGATCGTCCTTGGCATCGACCCTGCTTATCGAACAGGATGCAAGTTGGCGGTTGTTGATGAAACAGGAAAATTGCTGAAAATCGATGTTATTTACCCTCATCCGCCGCAGCCGCGGATCGAGGAAGCGAAGGAAAAATTGATCCGTATGATCGAAGAGTATAATGTCGAGATGATTGCCATTGGGAACGGGACGGCGTCAAGGGAAACGGAGCAATTCGTGGCAGATACATTAAAGCAAGTGGATAGAGAAATTTTTTACCTTATTGTCAATGAAGCGGGAGCGAGCGTCTATTCTGCTTCTGACCTTGCCCGCCAAGAGTTTCCGGATTTGCAGGTAGAGGAGCGGAGCGCGGTTTCCATCGCGCGGCGCGTACAAGACCCGCTTGCGGAACTGGTGAAAATTGATCCAAAATCAGTAGGGGTCGGCCAATATCAGCACGACGTTTCGCAAAAAAAATTAGCAGAATCGCTGCGGTTTGTCGTGGAAACAGTTGTCAACCAAGTCGGTGTTAACGTCAACACCGCCTCTGTTTCGTTATTGCAATACGTATCCGGCCTTACGAAAACAGTATCGGAAAATATCGTGAAACGCCGCGAGGAACAAGGAAAGTTTAAAAACCGTGAGGAATTGAAAGCGATACCGCGCCTTGGCGCTAAAACATACGAACAATGCATCGGCTTTTTACGCATTGTGGACGGAGACGAACCGCTCGACCGTACGCCGATCCATCCAGAGCGGTACGAAGAAGTGAAAAAACTGCTGCACCAACTTGGCTTTACCACCGAGCATATAGGAAGCGAGGAACTTCGCCAAGCATTGCAATCTCTTTCTATTCCTGACACGGCTGCTGAGCTTGGCATCGGAGAATTGACATTGCGGGACATTATTGACGCTTTAGTCCGTCCGGAACGCGATCCCCGTGACGAGCTGCCGAAGCCGTTGCTGCGAAAAGACATTTTAAAAATGGAAGATTTAAAAAAGGGAATGGAGCTAGAAGGCACGGTGCGCAATGTCGTCGATTTCGGGGCGTTTGTGGATATTGGAGTAAAGCAAGACGGGCTTGTCCACATTTCAAAATTAAGCAAGCAATATGTACGCCATCCGCTTGATGTTGTATCCGTAGGTGATGTCGTTAAAGTATGGGTTGACAACGTTGATGTTGATAAAGGAAGAATTTCCTTATCCATGATTCCGCCGGAAGAATCGGAAAAAACACTGCCTTCATGA
- the tsaE gene encoding tRNA (adenosine(37)-N6)-threonylcarbamoyltransferase complex ATPase subunit type 1 TsaE, with protein sequence MERYELIMRSPKETMHLAAKFGEKLAEKDVITLEGDLGAGKTTFTKGLAKGLGVRKTVSSPTFTIVKEYKGRLPLYHMDVYRLEDTMEDLGFDEYFDGDGVTVVEWAHLIEPQLPPERLNIYLFHHGNDERKLVIEPIGKRYEQLCKEIFGS encoded by the coding sequence ATGGAACGTTATGAACTGATTATGCGCTCTCCTAAGGAAACGATGCATCTTGCTGCAAAATTTGGGGAAAAGCTGGCAGAAAAAGATGTCATTACGTTAGAAGGAGATTTAGGCGCGGGAAAGACGACATTTACAAAAGGACTGGCTAAGGGACTTGGAGTAAGAAAAACAGTCAGCAGCCCTACTTTTACGATCGTCAAGGAATATAAAGGACGCCTCCCTCTTTATCATATGGATGTGTATCGTTTGGAAGATACAATGGAAGATCTCGGTTTTGACGAATATTTTGACGGGGACGGCGTAACTGTCGTCGAATGGGCGCATCTCATCGAACCGCAACTGCCGCCAGAACGATTAAACATTTATTTGTTTCATCATGGCAATGATGAGCGAAAATTAGTCATTGAACCAATCGGAAAACGATATGAACAATTATGTAAGGAGATTTTCGGGTCATGA